The sequence below is a genomic window from bacterium.
GTACAAGAGAAAAATTATGTATAAGTTCTATTCCACACGCAACTGGTAAAACCTTTTTTTTATCAATTCCCAAAATCTTACTTACACATAGAACTAAAATTGGTCTTAATCTTTTCCCACCTGAAAAAACAGTATATCTCATTGCTTCACTTAAAACACTAGGACAATCTTTTTTAGTGGGTAATTTCTTATCAAGGTACTCATCTATTTCTTTTTTCCAGTTTTTAATTATTTCTTCCATTTTTGTAAATTTTTTCAATTCTTTGACTCCCAAAACCACACAGTATTTCCTGTGGTACTGTATTACCTATTTCTGCCATTGTTTCAATTTCGTAATTATCACCAAATATTTCTATTTTATCACCTATTTTAACATTTTTTCCTGTGACATCTAAAAGTGTTTGATCCATACATATATTTCCAATGATTTTAACTTTTTCACCTTTCCATTTTAAATAGAAGTTATTAGAAAGAAATCTTCTCAGTCCGTCTCCATATCCAATACAACAGGTTGCAACTTTTGTTTTTCTTTTTGTCGTATATGAAAGTCCATAACTTAAAGGAGTATTTTTTTCAACCTGTTTAATAAAAACAATTCTTGTAAAACCTTTTATTGCACAATCAAATTTTATTTTTTTTGCCAGATACATAGCAGGATAAATTCCCAGTATCAAAAGACCTATTCTAACCATATCAAATTCTTTATAACTTTCTGGTAAGTTTAAAATAGCACCTGAATTTGCTATGTGTTTAATTGGAACTTTAATAAAATTTTCAATTTTTTTTATTTCTTTTTTGAAAATATTTAATTGATAATTTGCATAAGTTTTATCTTTCCATTCAGCAGTGGCAAAGTGAGAAAATATGCCCTCTATTTTTATACCTTTAAAATCAAGACATTTTTGAATAAATGGTATTATTTCATCATTTCTTAACCCAATTCTTCCCATTCCTGTGTCAATTTTTATATGTATAAATGCATTTTTTTGATACTTTTTGCAGATTTTTATTATTTCTTCTAAATTTTCTTCATTACATAAAGTTATTCTTATATCATTTAAAATACATTCTTCAATATTTTCAGGTAAAACGTTTCCCATTATAAGAACAGGTTTTTTAACTTTTAGATTTTTTAATTCAATCGCTTCACTAAAACAAGCTACTCCATAAAAATCTACAATATCATCTATTTCTTTTGCTATTTCTTTTACACCCATACCGTAAAGATTACATTTAACACTTGCAAGAAATTTTTTTCCTGTTATTTGCTTTATCTTTAGAATATTTTTTCTTATTTTACTTATATCCACTTCAATCCATGCTCTTTTTTCCATTTTCAATCTCTTTTATTATTTTTTCTACAATTTTTTCAGGTTGAGGATTTTCATATATTGGTCTACCAACCACTATAAAATCTGCTCCCTTTTTAATAGCTTCTTTAGGAGTAGTAATTCTTTTCTGGTCATCTTTTTTTTCTTCAATTCTTATCCCGGGTGTAATTAATAAAAAAGGTGATTTAAATCTACTCCTCAACAGTTCAAGTTCTTCTCCAGAGCATACAATTCCATCTATCCCCCAGTTATAACCATATTCAGCAAGTTTTTCAACAAGTTTTTTTACAGGTGTATTTATTCCAAATATTTGTAAATCTTCTTCTTTAAAAGAGGTTAATATACTCACTCCAATAATTTTGGTTTCACTGTTAAATTTTTTTTTCGCTTCCACAACACTTTTTATTACTTTCTCACCTGCCATTAGATGAACTGTAAACATGTCAATTTCTTTTTCAAATATAATTTTAACTGCATTTTCTACAGTATTTGGAATATCAAAAAATTTAAGGTCAAGAAAAATTTTTTTCTTTTCTTTTTTTAAATATTTTATAAGTTCATCACCAAACAGAAGATAAGAAATAATACCCACTTTATAAAAATCAACTTTATCTCCAATTTTTTCAATAAGTTCATATATTTTTTCCTTTTCATTCAAATCAAGAGCAACTATCAGTTTTCCCATTTTTTCCCCTTCCAAAAAATTCAAGTGTTGCTACTATTGTAAGAATTAATATTACTTCAATTAAAACTTCAATTCCTCCATATATATTAAGATTTTTTAAAATCAAAGCATTTATACCTGTGGTAAGTGTTAGAAGATAAATGAATAAAACTGCTTGTTTCTGTGTCATCCCGAGAGAAACAAGCCGATGTGAGAGATGGTTTTTGTCTGCTGTAAATATTGAATATCCTCTTTTTTTCCTTATAACAATTACGGATATAGTGTCAAAAAATGGAACAGAAAAAACAATGAGAGGAATAAGAACTGGTAAAAATGTTTTACTTTCTTCATATTTATAGTAAGTCAAAAGTATAGAAACAATACCGAGAAAATATCCTAAAAAACTACTTCCTGATTCTCCCATAAATATTTTTGCTGGTGGAAAATTATGAAACAAAAAACCACAAACACTTCCTATGAAAACAGATAGAATTGTAGCAATAAATAACTGTCCCATTTCCAGTGCAAAAGTAAATAAAATGATACCTGTAATAATTGCAATTCCTGAAGAAAGACCATCCATATTGTCAAGAAGATTAAAACAATTCATCATTAGAATTAACCAAGAGCATGTAATTA
It includes:
- a CDS encoding polyprenyl synthetase family protein, whose amino-acid sequence is MEEIIKNWKKEIDEYLDKKLPTKKDCPSVLSEAMRYTVFSGGKRLRPILVLCVSKILGIDKKKVLPVACGIELIHNFSLV
- the alr gene encoding alanine racemase, coding for MEKRAWIEVDISKIRKNILKIKQITGKKFLASVKCNLYGMGVKEIAKEIDDIVDFYGVACFSEAIELKNLKVKKPVLIMGNVLPENIEECILNDIRITLCNEENLEEIIKICKKYQKNAFIHIKIDTGMGRIGLRNDEIIPFIQKCLDFKGIKIEGIFSHFATAEWKDKTYANYQLNIFKKEIKKIENFIKVPIKHIANSGAILNLPESYKEFDMVRIGLLILGIYPAMYLAKKIKFDCAIKGFTRIVFIKQVEKNTPLSYGLSYTTKRKTKVATCCIGYGDGLRRFLSNNFYLKWKGEKVKIIGNICMDQTLLDVTGKNVKIGDKIEIFGDNYEIETMAEIGNTVPQEILCGFGSQRIEKIYKNGRNN
- the pyrF gene encoding orotidine-5'-phosphate decarboxylase is translated as MGKLIVALDLNEKEKIYELIEKIGDKVDFYKVGIISYLLFGDELIKYLKKEKKKIFLDLKFFDIPNTVENAVKIIFEKEIDMFTVHLMAGEKVIKSVVEAKKKFNSETKIIGVSILTSFKEEDLQIFGINTPVKKLVEKLAEYGYNWGIDGIVCSGEELELLRSRFKSPFLLITPGIRIEEKKDDQKRITTPKEAIKKGADFIVVGRPIYENPQPEKIVEKIIKEIENGKKSMD
- a CDS encoding MraY family glycosyltransferase, with translation MWNYLYLLSFLLSFFLSIFLTFLSGKLAKKAGIIALPSKRKIHKKPTPLLGGIGIFCSFFLVIAFGMLFVNFGFVPEFIDRYIDGIYSVLPKLLSIILCGIIVIFFGLLDDSYELKPFQKLFFQFVIGTFVFISGIRITFFIPNIFLSYIITCSWLILMMNCFNLLDNMDGLSSGIAIITGIILFTFALEMGQLFIATILSVFIGSVCGFLFHNFPPAKIFMGESGSSFLGYFLGIVSILLTYYKYEESKTFLPVLIPLIVFSVPFFDTISVIVIRKKRGYSIFTADKNHLSHRLVSLGMTQKQAVLFIYLLTLTTGINALILKNLNIYGGIEVLIEVILILTIVATLEFFGRGKNGKTDSCS